A window of the Apostichopus japonicus isolate 1M-3 chromosome 8, ASM3797524v1, whole genome shotgun sequence genome harbors these coding sequences:
- the LOC139971873 gene encoding muscarinic acetylcholine receptor M1-like isoform X2 produces the protein MNSTWTTDILTTEDVESEFSRSWFSSFLICCAAILSQILTIGGNILVLLSFKVERRLRKPSNYFLFSLAVADLIIGLFSMPVYSLYLLLQTWPFGTFVCDLWISIDYACSEVSVLNLIMISVDRLWSVKSPAKYRNKMNLRRALIMIIPTWVAPILLYFPSIMGWTYITGTEDPRQPGHCFVPFMENSPVFMTVSTVLVYWIPLAAMFSMYVMIFQIIRNLAKNKQRDRDATQRQRPGNPLPHRSGPDRVCVIQPLEPTVLETEAHMGVTNDGTTTTTASTNCSEALPAKPLSLPGKMPDIESETEPMEDTSSSSRKNDAASGYPRDYQKAVLKPVEVKRDSKSGKFKSGMLSRRTKRRKSQRGERQSKSERKATRTLTFILGAFFVTWSPYSTIVIVLAWYNTGNLTRFYHFSYYLCYINSTVNPLCYAFANELFRNTFYKILSGKACKS, from the coding sequence aTGAATTCAACCTGGACGACGGATATTCTCACCACGGAGGATGTCGAGAGCGAGTTCAGCCGATCTTGGTTTTCTTCATTCCTCATTTGCTGTGCTGCTATTCTGAGTCAGATTCTGACTATCGGAGGCAACATTCTCGTTCTTCTGTCCTTTAAAGTGGAGAGACGTCTACGAAAACCGagcaattattttcttttcagtttagCGGTAGCCGATCTTATCATCGGTCTATTCTCGATGCCGGTATACTCGCTTTATCTATTGCTTCAGACTTGGCCCTTTGGTACATTCGTCTGCGACTTGTGGATATCCATAGACTACGCATGCTCAGAAGTCTCCGTCTTAAACTTAATCATGATCAGCGTCGATAGGCTCTGGTCCGTGAAAAGTCCCGCCAAATACCGCAATAAAATGAACTTGCGTCGGGCCTTGATAATGATTATACCGACATGGGTAGCACCAATTCTCCTTTATTTCCCATCGATCATGGGCTGGACGTATATCACCGGCACCGAGGACCCCAGGCAACCGGGCCACTGTTTTGTACCGTTTATGGAGAATTCGCCAGTTTTTATGACTGTTTCCACCGTATTGGTCTACTGGATACCCCTCGCCGCTATGTTCAGCATGTACGTaatgatatttcaaataatcCGTAATCTAGCCAAAAATAAGCAACGAGATCGCGACGCGACGCAACGTCAACGTCCGGGGAACCCTCTACCTCACAGGTCGGGTCCGGACCGTGTCTGCGTTATACAACCGTTAGAACCGACAGTTTTAGAGACGGAGGCACACATGGGTGTCACCAACGACggaaccaccaccaccacagcGTCCACCAATTGTAGTGAAGCTTTACCAGCAAAGCCGCTATCGCTACCAGGTAAGATGCCAGACATTGAGAGTGAAACTGAACCCATGGAGGACACGTCCTCCTCCAGCAGGAAAAATGACGCCGCCAGCGGTTATCCTCGTGATTATCAAAAAGCAGTCTTGAAACCGGTAGAAGTTAAAAGGGATAGCAAATCGGGGAAATTTAAATCTGGTATGCTTAGCAGAAGGACGAAGAGAAGGAAATCTCAGCGTGGCGAACGACAAAGCAAAAGTGAACGAAAGGCCACTAGAACCTTAACCTTCATTCTGGGGGCATTTTTCGTCACGTGGAGTCCTTATTCAACAATAGTCATTGTTTTAGCTTGGTATAACACCGGTAATTTAACTCGGTTTTATCATTTTAGTTACTATCTGTGTTATATTAATAGTACAGTCAATCCTTTATGTTATGCATTTGCCAACGAACTGTTTCGAAATACTTTTTATAAAATTTTATCAGGAAAAGCgtgtaaaagttaa
- the LOC139971873 gene encoding muscarinic acetylcholine receptor M1-like isoform X1: MSRYAIYDSGLGTTYFPDPNDMNSTWTTDILTTEDVESEFSRSWFSSFLICCAAILSQILTIGGNILVLLSFKVERRLRKPSNYFLFSLAVADLIIGLFSMPVYSLYLLLQTWPFGTFVCDLWISIDYACSEVSVLNLIMISVDRLWSVKSPAKYRNKMNLRRALIMIIPTWVAPILLYFPSIMGWTYITGTEDPRQPGHCFVPFMENSPVFMTVSTVLVYWIPLAAMFSMYVMIFQIIRNLAKNKQRDRDATQRQRPGNPLPHRSGPDRVCVIQPLEPTVLETEAHMGVTNDGTTTTTASTNCSEALPAKPLSLPGKMPDIESETEPMEDTSSSSRKNDAASGYPRDYQKAVLKPVEVKRDSKSGKFKSGMLSRRTKRRKSQRGERQSKSERKATRTLTFILGAFFVTWSPYSTIVIVLAWYNTGNLTRFYHFSYYLCYINSTVNPLCYAFANELFRNTFYKILSGKACKS, encoded by the coding sequence caTGAATTCAACCTGGACGACGGATATTCTCACCACGGAGGATGTCGAGAGCGAGTTCAGCCGATCTTGGTTTTCTTCATTCCTCATTTGCTGTGCTGCTATTCTGAGTCAGATTCTGACTATCGGAGGCAACATTCTCGTTCTTCTGTCCTTTAAAGTGGAGAGACGTCTACGAAAACCGagcaattattttcttttcagtttagCGGTAGCCGATCTTATCATCGGTCTATTCTCGATGCCGGTATACTCGCTTTATCTATTGCTTCAGACTTGGCCCTTTGGTACATTCGTCTGCGACTTGTGGATATCCATAGACTACGCATGCTCAGAAGTCTCCGTCTTAAACTTAATCATGATCAGCGTCGATAGGCTCTGGTCCGTGAAAAGTCCCGCCAAATACCGCAATAAAATGAACTTGCGTCGGGCCTTGATAATGATTATACCGACATGGGTAGCACCAATTCTCCTTTATTTCCCATCGATCATGGGCTGGACGTATATCACCGGCACCGAGGACCCCAGGCAACCGGGCCACTGTTTTGTACCGTTTATGGAGAATTCGCCAGTTTTTATGACTGTTTCCACCGTATTGGTCTACTGGATACCCCTCGCCGCTATGTTCAGCATGTACGTaatgatatttcaaataatcCGTAATCTAGCCAAAAATAAGCAACGAGATCGCGACGCGACGCAACGTCAACGTCCGGGGAACCCTCTACCTCACAGGTCGGGTCCGGACCGTGTCTGCGTTATACAACCGTTAGAACCGACAGTTTTAGAGACGGAGGCACACATGGGTGTCACCAACGACggaaccaccaccaccacagcGTCCACCAATTGTAGTGAAGCTTTACCAGCAAAGCCGCTATCGCTACCAGGTAAGATGCCAGACATTGAGAGTGAAACTGAACCCATGGAGGACACGTCCTCCTCCAGCAGGAAAAATGACGCCGCCAGCGGTTATCCTCGTGATTATCAAAAAGCAGTCTTGAAACCGGTAGAAGTTAAAAGGGATAGCAAATCGGGGAAATTTAAATCTGGTATGCTTAGCAGAAGGACGAAGAGAAGGAAATCTCAGCGTGGCGAACGACAAAGCAAAAGTGAACGAAAGGCCACTAGAACCTTAACCTTCATTCTGGGGGCATTTTTCGTCACGTGGAGTCCTTATTCAACAATAGTCATTGTTTTAGCTTGGTATAACACCGGTAATTTAACTCGGTTTTATCATTTTAGTTACTATCTGTGTTATATTAATAGTACAGTCAATCCTTTATGTTATGCATTTGCCAACGAACTGTTTCGAAATACTTTTTATAAAATTTTATCAGGAAAAGCgtgtaaaagttaa